A genomic window from Anguilla rostrata isolate EN2019 chromosome 14, ASM1855537v3, whole genome shotgun sequence includes:
- the LOC135239697 gene encoding fibropellin-3-like: MDASTPQACDRQLCQYHGKCVTVDGEPVCECLLGYRGAFCQDRVSESIRVPLTLGVLGVIGGAILLAFACRFIWKRVKTFRRKSVGTSQRIALVEMVDRGTSSYNQSL, translated from the exons ATGGACGCGTCGACCCCCCAGGCGTGTGACCGGCAGCTGTGTCAGTACCACGGGAAGTGCGTGACGGTGGACGGCGAGCCCGTCTGCGAGTGCCTGCTGGGGTACCGGGGCGCGTTCTGCCAGGACCGGGTCAGCGAGTCCATCCGGGTGCCGCTGACGCTCGGGGTGCTGGGGGTCATCGGCGGGGCCATCCTCCTGGCCTTCGCCTGCAGGTTCATATGGAAGAGGGTGAAGACGTTTCGGAG GAAATCTGTGGGTACTTCACAGAGGATCGCCCTGGTGGAAATGGTCGACAGAGGAACCTCCAGTTACAATCAGTCGCTGTAG
- the LOC135239101 gene encoding cystatin-B-like isoform X3, translating into MQRRGGTGAPQDATSEVQKICDEIKSQSEEDAGKKFDDFKAKSFASQVVAGTNYFIKVHVGGDDYVHLCVHRPLPCANQPLKLLRQETGKLHHEPIGYF; encoded by the exons ATGCAGCGACGTGGAGGAACAGGAGCACCGCAGGACGCCACTTCCGAGGTGCAGAAAATCTGTGATGAG ATTAAGTCGCAGTCggaggaggatgctgggaagaAGTTTGATGACTTCAAAGCAAAATCGTTTGCATCCCAAGTGGTGGCTGGAACCAACTACTTCATTAAG GTCCACGTAGGTGGAGATGActatgtgcacctgtgtgtccATAGACCACTGCCCTGTGCAAACCAACCTTTAAAGCTGCTTCGCCAAGAGACAGGCAAGCTTCACCACGAACCAATTGGTTACTTCTGA
- the LOC135239101 gene encoding cystatin-B-like isoform X1 — protein sequence MRFAASPNKPKNGRGEQRKQGHIVGYHCPFTCDPKHCAVSKFSLIIMPLCGGTGAPQDATPEVQKICDEIKSQSEEDAGKKFDDFKAKSFASQVVAGTNYFIKVHVGGDDYVHLCVHRPLPCANQPLKLLRQETGKLHHEPIGYF from the exons ATGCGTTTTGCTGCATCACCgaacaaaccaaaaaatgggaggggagaacagagaaagcaag GACATATCGTAGGCTATCATTGCCCTTTTACGTGTGATCCAAAACACTGTGCTGTTAGTAAATTCTCTCTGATCATTATGCCGCTATGTGGAGGAACAGGAGCACCTCAGGACGCCACTCCCGAGGTGCAGAAAATCTGTGATGAG ATTAAGTCGCAGTCggaggaggatgctgggaagaAGTTTGATGACTTCAAAGCAAAATCGTTTGCATCCCAAGTGGTGGCTGGAACCAACTACTTCATTAAG GTCCACGTAGGTGGAGATGActatgtgcacctgtgtgtccATAGACCACTGCCCTGTGCAAACCAACCTTTAAAGCTGCTTCGCCAAGAGACAGGCAAGCTTCACCACGAACCAATTGGTTACTTCTGA
- the LOC135239101 gene encoding cystatin-B-like isoform X2 produces MPLCGGTGAPQDATPEVQKICDEIKSQSEEDAGKKFDDFKAKSFASQVVAGTNYFIKVHVGGDDYVHLCVHRPLPCANQPLKLLRQETGKLHHEPIGYF; encoded by the exons ATGCCGCTATGTGGAGGAACAGGAGCACCTCAGGACGCCACTCCCGAGGTGCAGAAAATCTGTGATGAG ATTAAGTCGCAGTCggaggaggatgctgggaagaAGTTTGATGACTTCAAAGCAAAATCGTTTGCATCCCAAGTGGTGGCTGGAACCAACTACTTCATTAAG GTCCACGTAGGTGGAGATGActatgtgcacctgtgtgtccATAGACCACTGCCCTGTGCAAACCAACCTTTAAAGCTGCTTCGCCAAGAGACAGGCAAGCTTCACCACGAACCAATTGGTTACTTCTGA
- the LOC135239099 gene encoding WD repeat-containing protein 70, with amino-acid sequence MDAGSGGNDVKDSSSDGDIASVMGFSGFGKKARTFDLEAIFEQTRRTAIERSQRAFEERQQEEAQQEEAGSSQKSKVRPATKPSRPQESGDSSGDSSDDGSDSDSSSDLIGPPAPSQLAARGSSSHEDPDELVGPPLPPGYRASMAADDDDDDEEDMQEEDDNPVKKIPDTHEITLQHGSRTVSALGLDPSGARLVTGGYDYDVRFWDFAGMDSALQAFRSLQPCECHQIKSLQYSVTGDVILVVAGNAQAKVLDRDGFQVLECVKGDQYIVDMVNTKGHTAMLNSGCWHPKIKEEFLTCSNDGTVRTWDLNSEKKHKSVFKPRSLQGKRVTPTCCAYSRDGKLIAAGCQDGTIQIWDRNLSVHTKFHCRKAHTPGSDICCLAFSYDGTTLASRGGDDTLKTWDIRNFSKPLNVASGLTTIFPMTDCCFSPDDRLLVTGTSVKKGEGNGKLAFFDRASFQKVYEIEVTDASVVRCLWHPKLNQIMVGTGNGLAKVYYDPVKSQRGAKLCVVKSKRKERQAETLTQDYIITPHALPMFREARQRSTRKQLEKDRLDPLKSHKPEPPVSGPGRGGRVAAHGGTLSSFIVKNIALDKTDDSNPREAILRHAKAASESPYWVAPAYTVTQPEPMFAEVESEDEEADKEPEWKKRKI; translated from the exons ACGTGAAAGACTCCAGCAGTGATGGAGACATTGCCTCTGTGATGGGGTTCTCTGGCTTTG GGAAGAAGGCTCGCACCTTTGACCTGGAGGCCATATTTGAGCAGACCCGGAGAACAGCAATCGAAAGGAGCCAGAGAGCATTCG AGGAAAGACAGCAGGAGGAggcccagcaggaggaggcagGCAGTTCACAGAAGAGCAAAGTCAGACCTGCAACAAAACCCTCAAG GCCCCAGGAGAGCGGGGACAGCAGCGGGGACAGCAGCGACGACGGCTCGGACTCAGACTCCAGCTCTGACCTCatcggcccccccgccccctcccagcTCGCCGCCCGCGGGTCCTCCAGTCACGAGGACCCCGACGAGCTTGTGGGACCCCCTCTTCCTCCGGGGTACAGAGCCAGTATGGCCgcggatgatgatgatgacgatgaggAAGATATGCAGGAGGAAGACGAC AACCCAGTCAAAAAAATTCCAGACACACATGAAATCACACTTCAGCACGGCAGCAGAACG GTGTCCGCTCTGGGCTTGGACCCCTCTGGTGCCCGGCTGGTTACCGGGGGATACGACTACGACGTGAGGTTCTGGGACTTCGCTGGGATGGATTCCGCCCTGCAGGCTTTTCGATCCCTTCAGCCTTGTGAATG CCACCAGATCAAGTCCCTGCAGTACAGCGTCACTGGCGATGTCATCCTGGTAGTAGCGGGAAATGCTCAGGCTAAGGTGTTGGACCGGGATGGCTTCCAGGTCCTGGAGTGTGTGAAGGGGGATCAGTACATCGTGGACATGGTCAACACTAAG GGTCACACCGCAATGCTGAACAGTGGCTGTTGGCATCCAAAGATTAAGGAGGAGTTCCTAACCTGCTCCAATGATGG TACGGTGCGTACCTGGGACCTGAACTCGGAGAAGAAGCACAAGTCCGTTTTCAAGCCCCGCTCCCTGCAGGGCAAGCGGGTCACCCCCACCTGCTGCGCCTACAGCCGGGACGGGAAGCTGATCGCAGCCGGCTGCCAGGACGGGACCATTCAGATCTGGGACCGGAACCTCAGC gTGCACACCAAGTTCCACTGCCGTAAGGCTCACACCCCAGGCTCGGACATCTGCTGCCTGGCTTTCTCTTACGACGGGACGACCTTGGCGTCCCGAGGAG GTGACGACACTCTGAAAACCTGGGACATCCGGAACTTCAGCAAGCCTCTCAATGTCGCCTCAGGCCTGACCACCATCTTCCCCAT gaCGGACTGCTGTTTCAGCCCAGATGACAGGCTCCTAGTGACGGGCACTTCAGTGAAGAAAGGCGAGGGCAACGGCAAGCTGGCGTTCTTCGACAGGGCGTCGTTCCAGAAGGTGTATGAGATCGAGGTGACTGATGCG AGTGTGGTACGCTGTCTCTGGCACCCTAAACTGAACCAGATCATGGTGGGGACCGGGAATGGCTTGGCCAAGGTCTACTACGACCCTGTCAAGAGTCAGAG AGGAGCTAAGCTGTGTGTGGTGAAGAGCAAGAGGAAGGAAAGACAGGCAGAGACCCTGACTCAGGACTACATCATCACAC CCCATGCGCTGCCCATGTTCAGGGAGGCACGACAGCGCAGCACCAGGAAGCAGCTGGAGAAAGACAGGCTTGATCCGCTGAAATCGCATAAACCCGAGCCCCCAGTCTCTGGACCAG GTCGAGGCGGTCGAGTGGCGGCTCACGGCGGCACTCTGTCCTCCTTCATCGTGAAGAACATCGCTCTGGACAAGACTGACGACAGCAACCCCCGCGAGGCCATCCTGCGCCACGCCAAGGCCGCCTCCGAGAGCCCGTACTGGGTCGCCCCAGCCTACACCGT GACTCAGCCGGAGCCCATGTTCGCCGAGGTGGAGTCGGAGGACGAAGAAGCCGACAAAGAGCCGGAATGGAAGAAGCGCAAGATCTGa